The DNA region ACACTGCGTCGGCGCGACGCACTGGCGTCACACGCCAACGCCTATCGTCTGGTGCACGGCGAGGGCGACGGGCTGCCGTCGCTGGTGGTCGATCGCTACGACGAATGGCTGGTGGTACAGCTCCTGTCGGCGGGACTCGAAACACAGCGCGAACACATCGTGGCCTCGCTGCGCGAGCTGACGGGGTGCCGCGGCATTCTGGCGCGTCACGATGTGCCGTCGCGTGAGCGCGAGGGCCTGGAACGCAGCGTGGAGCTGCTGTACGGCGAAGTGCCGCGCACGGTCGAGGTACGGGAGCACGGCGTGCGATACCTCGCCGCGCCGTGGGATGGTCAGAAGACCGGCGCATTTCTCGATCAGCGCGAGAATCGCGTGCTGGTTGGGCAACTGGCGCGCGGGCGCGCGCTCGACTGTTTTGCCTATCACGGCTCGTTTGCGCTGCATCTCGCGCAGCGCGCCGAGCATGTCACGGCGCTGGATATATCGGCGCCAGCGCTGGCGCGTGTGGCCGAGCACGCGGCGCGCAACGAGTTGCACAACATCGACGCGGTGGAAGGCGATGCGTTTGACGTGCTGCGAGCCTGGCATCGGGAAGGGCGGCAGTTCGACACCATCGTGGTGGATCCGCCGGCGTTTGCAAAATCACGCGCTGCGCTCGACGGCGCGCTGCGTGGGTACAAGGACATCAATCTGCAGGCCATGAAGGTCCTGGCGCCGGGTGGGACGCTGTTCACGGCGTCGTGCAGTCATCACCTGTCGCGTGGATTGTTTTTCGAGATGCTGCAGGAGGCGGTGGGAGACAGCGGGCGGCGGTTTGCGCTGCGTGCGTTCACGGGGCAGCCGGTGGATCATCCGGAGATCATCGGCATACCGGAGACGGGGTATTTGAAGGGGGCGGTGCTTGAGAGTATGGATTGAAGGGGGGAATTTCGCTTGAGGGCTCGATGAAATCGGGGCGCGATCCACTGCCGTGGGCTATGGGCTGTGAGCTATGAGTGGGAGTGGTTCATGCTGCCACATCACAGAGTCCCACGCATCGTGCACCGCGGAAACGGGTAAGCCGATCCCCCGGATTACGCGATGCGGCCGGGTGAACCACTCCCACTCATAGCTCACAGCCCATAGCGCACGGCAGTGGATTGCATTTCGAATTCTTGCTGATAAGGAGCGAGCTACGCCTCGCATACCACTACCCTCAGCGCTGACACTTTCTGCACGCATACGTACTGCGCCCCGCCTGCACGGAACGCACGATGCGCGAACCACAGCGCGCACAGGCCTGCCCTTCCCTGTCGTACACCCGCCACTCCTGCGGCTCGTCGTACGGTGAACCATCGTGAATGCCACGGTTGTAGTAGCGCGTTGCCGGCGCGGTGCGCAGTGCTTCCTGAATGCCGTCGCGCAGTCGGGTAAGACGCGCGGTTTGCCGCGCGCCGGTGAGCGCGTTGGCCGGAGTCTCCGGACTGATGCGCGCCAACCAGAGTGCCTCCGACGCGTAGATGTTGCCGACACCTGCCACCACGCGCTGATCGAGCAGCACCGGTTTGATGGGCGCGCGCCGCGACGCGAGTGCGTCGCGCAGGGCGTCGACGGTGAAGTCGTCACTCAGTGGTTCCGGCCCCAGGTCGGGCAGCACAAAACGGTCGGGCGCGTGCCAGCGCACGACCGCAAAGGCGCGCGAGTCGACCAGACTCACGCGCATGCCCTCGCGCGTGTCGAGTCGTACCCGTTCGAAGCGCGGCGCGTCGCCGCCCACGTCGCCAAAGGCCCAGTCGCCGGTCATGCGGAAGTGCACTTCCAGCACGCTGCGGTCGTCGAGGTGAAGCAACTGGATCTTGGCCCGTCGCTCGACCAGGCTAACCTGGCGGCCGACCAGCGCACGCCGGTGGGCCGGGGGCAGGTGCCGTGCCGCCGAGGGGTGCAAGACGTCGACGGCGGTCAGGGTGTGGCCGAGGACGGCGCTGCGGAGGCGGCGGGCGGCGAATTCGACTTCGGGGAGCTCTGGCACGGACCAAAGAGAAGCGTAAGGTGGACGGCGTAAGGTGGACGGCGGGAAGGGGGAGAGGACGGCGTAAGGTGGGAAACGTAAGGTGGACAGCGCGAAGGGAGCTGCGCAAATGGAAACAGCGATAGCCACCAATCGATTCCCAATCCTTCGCTTACGAATCGCCACATCACAAAATTGGGTCTTGCGGATTTCTCGCACGGCCGTAAGTTGTCCACATTCTTCCACAGCCCCGAGGGCTACTCCCATCAGTTCGCCACGCTCCCTCAAGTACGAGTACGAGCTCTACGTCGAGAGCGAAATCGAGGACTACAAGGACTCGGTGTCGCGCGCGTCATTGCTCAAGATCGGCGACGAGGCCGTGGAAGTCCTGCGCAAGTCCGACCAGATCGCGCTCACCGAACTGCTGGTGTGGCAAGAGGTTGACCGCATCATCGCGCGTCGCCTGCGCCTGCCCACCTACGCCACCTGGAAGCGCCGGCGCCTGAAGATGCTGGCCGAGTTCCGGACGCCGGAACACTGGGGCATCGCGCCGGATGCGGCGTTTGTGCGCGAGTTGGCCGACTCCACCGACTGTCATGTCCTCGTGGCTGGCGCTGAGCGCGAGGGCCCTGCCCTCTACCTGGCTGCGCGCGGTGCCGCGGTGACGGCCGTGGAGCCCGAGGAAGACGCCGTGGAGCGCGTCGTGAAGGCCGCGCATGCTGCCGGCCTCACCGAGCGGGTCCGTGGCCTCTGCGCCGATCTGGGCGGCTGGGCGCCGGACGTGGCGCTGCATGCGGTGGTGTGCACACCCAGCGCGTTTGCCGGTCTCGATGTCATGGACCGCGCGCGGGTCATCGAGGTGTTGCAAAGCGCCACCGTTGACGGCGGCGTCCATCTCGTCGAAACCATTGCCGCCGGCACCGACCGACTGCCGCTCGAAGAGCTGCACTCCCGCTACCACGGCTGGACAATCTCCGTGGAGCGCTCGGCGGGCAGCCGAGAAACTTTCATGGCGCGGAAAGCCACCGTAACTGCAGCGTAGAGTTTTGAGTTTTGAGCTTTGAGTTGGGACGAAGGCGTGTCGCGAAGCGACACGCTTTTTCGTTTCTGTGACGTGTCAGGTGGACACCATGTGATGGCGGACACGGCCATGAAAATGCACGAAACGTTTGCCGCATAAGGAGTTGCCGAATCAGAACGATTTGGCACCATCTCTGCTACATATGGGGCATCACCGCACTCGGCGGTAACACATCGCAATTCCAGGGGTGGAGGGTCACCCATCATGCGTATCAAGCATCTGCTGCAGGAACTGGCCAACGAACAGGAAGCGCTGGGCATCGTGATTGCCGACGGTGGCCGCGGCGACGCGACGGCCACGCGTTTCAGCGCGTTCGTGTGGGGGCCAGTGCCGGACGAGGCGGAGCTTCCCGCCGAGACCGTCGAACTGGTAGCCGCGACGGCGTAATCCGCACGTTGGCGACGGTGCAGCGGCTTTCGCGATAGCCGCTCCCGCGGCTCAGCGGGCCCTCAAAACGTGAAAGGCGTCGGCAGACATGCCGACGCCTTTCGCGTGTATACGAGTTCGCTGGGAAGCGAATTACGCCGCGGCGGGTGCCGGAGCCGGAGCCGCCTTCTTGGTGCGCTTGGTCGCCTTGCGGGCGCCCTTCTTCGCAGCCTTCTTGGCACCCTTCTTTGCCGCCTTACGCGGGGCCTTCTTCGCGGCCTTCTTGGTCACCTTCTTGGCGGCCTTGCGGACCGTCTTCTTCGCGGCCTTCTTGGCGCCCTTCTTGGCCGCCTTCTTCGCGCCCTTCTTCACGGCCTTCTTGGCGGCCTTCTTCACGGTCTTGCGCGCAGCCTTCTTCGCGACCTTGCGGCCACCCTTCTTCGCCGCCTTCTTGGCGGCCTTCTTGGCAGGAGCCATTTGAACAACCCTCTCACGAGAGGTGAAAACGCTCACTTTCCCCCGGTGGAAAGGTGAGCACACATCCGAGGCGGCGCATGCACCGCGACCGGATGTGCTACGCGGCCTCCCGGAGGAGCGCGCAGCGTGGAGTCATGATGCGAGTCGCGAGCGGACGAACAGCAGCGGCATGAGCCACCGTCCGATGCGGCGCAGAACGCGCCGGCTCAGCAGACCGGAACCACGACGAGATGGTGATGGGGGGGAGGGCGCCGATGGGGCCGCGACGTGTGGCGGCAGCAGCGCACGCCGTCGCTCCGCGCAGCGGCGCGATCAACGACGGCGAAGGAGAGGTCGGTGCGCCAGCGGCACCGAACTCGCAAATGGGGGTCGACAGATCGACCGTGGCCTGCAGGTGGAACTCGTGCCGGTAAATCGCCACGCGTTGCCAGTGAGGACTGCGCGTCCCGGTCATGCGCGCATGGCAGGACAGGGAACGGATGTGGACATCTCGCGCAAGTCGTTGTATTGACGCGAATATACGCGTGGATAATTCCAACGCGCAATAGCGCGTATAAAGAACGCGCGCGATTAAGGAAGGCAACATTCCCGTTCGCGACGTTTCCCGACCGGTTCACCGCCCGTCGCGCGCACGCGGCGGATGCTGTTGGCGCCGACGCGACGCCGTGTAGCTTTGTCGTCTCCCCCTGAACAACTCTCCGCTGCCCTCGGGCGGCGTTTGCCTGGAGCGACATGAAAGCGCTGGTGAAGCAGACTGCGGCCCGTGGTCTGACGCTGACGGAAGTGCCCGAACCGAAAATCCGCGACGACGAAGTGCTCATCCGCGTGCGGAGCGCGGGCGTCTGCGGCACCGACGTGCACATCTACGAGTGGGACGCCTGGGCCTCGGCGCGCTGCAAACCGCCGTTCATCTGCGGTCACGAGTTTGCCGGCGACGTGGTGCAGGTCGGCGCGCTCGTCGAGAGCGTGAAGGTCGGCGACCGGGTGACGGCCGAGGGGCATATCGTGGACGAGCGCTCGCTCTTCAGTCGCACCGGCAATGCGCACGTCGACCCGTCCACCCGCATCATCGGCGTGGACCGCGACGGCTGCTTTGCGGAGTACATCGCGATGCCGGCCACCAATGTCTGGCACCTCGACGAGGCCATCAGTTACGACATCGGCGGCATCCACGACCCGATGGGCAACGCCTTCCACACGGCGCTGACGGCCGACATCCCGGGCAGCGTGGTGCTCATCACGGGCTGCGGACCGATCGGTGCGTTCGCGGTGGGTATCTGCAAGGCGGCCGGTGCGTCGCGCATCATTGCCACCGACGTGAACCCGCGGCGTCTCGAACTGGCGCGCCGCATGGGTGCGCACGACGCGGTGCATCCGGACGCGGCGCGCGAGGCGGTGATGGCGGCCAGTGACGGACACGGCGCCGACGTGGTGCTCGAGATGAGCGGCGTGCCGAGCGCGGTGCACCAGGCGTTCGCGCTGGCGCGTCCCGCCGGCCGGGTGAACATGCTGGGCATTCCGTCCAAGACCATCGACGTGGATTTCGCCTCGGAGATCATCTTCAAGGGGCTGACGATTTACGGCGTGGTGGGACGGCGGATGTACGACACCTGGCATCAGATGTCGCGCTTCCTGCGGTCGGGGGCGTTTGATCCGAGCCCGGTGATCACGCATCGGCTGCCGCTCGAGGCGGTGGACGAGGCGATGCATCTGATCAAGTCGGGGGAAGCGGGGAAGATCATCTTTACGCTGTGACGGCTACCGCTGTCTTTGTGAACTGCAACCGCAGTCGACTTGCTACCGCAGTCGGGGAACAGCTACTGCAGTCGGAACCGCACCCGCGGTCTGGGCTACCGAACCTGCGGTTTTGGACTGCTACCGCGGTCGTGGACTGCTACCGCAGTTGGCGTCACACATCGGTCGGAGTCGTCAGCCTGTGATGTGGGTCAGCGTCTTGGTCATGGTCGGGGCGACCCCGACCCACTGCCTGGGCTCACGACCGCGACTGCTGTTTGACCCCAACTGCGGTAGCGGTCAAAAACCGCGGTAGCTGTCCACGACCGCAGGTTCGGTAGCCCAGACCGCGGGGGCGGTTCCGACTGCAGTGGCAGCGCCCAGACGGCAGTGGCAAGTAGACTGCGGTAGCAGTCAGCCCCAACTGCGGTAACCAACAACATCGTAAGCCATGTCCCTCAATTCCGATCTCCTCGCCGAACTCTCCGCCCTCAAGGAAGCCGGCACCTACAAGCGCCTCAATCACATCGAGTCGCCGCAGGGTCCGCGCGTCCGCATGGAAGGCCGCGGCGAAGTCATCGTGCTCTCGTCCAACAACTACCTCGGCCTCGCCAACGAGCCCGCGGTCGTGGACGCCGGCATCGACGCCCTGCGCCGCTATGGCGCCGGCACCGCCAGCGTGCGCTTCATCTGCGGCACCTTCACCGTGCACCGCGAACTCGAAGCCGCCATCGCCCGCTTCGTCGGCACCGAAGCCAGCATGAGCTACGTCTCGGCGTGGAATGCCAACGAAGCCCTCACGCCCACCATCGCGCGCGAAGGCGATTTTGTCATTTCCGACGCCCTCAACCACGCGTCCATCATTGACTCGGTGCGTCTGGCCAAGGCCATGACCAAGTGCACCACGGCTGTGTACAAGCACGCCGACATGGACGATCTGCGTGAGAAGCTGCGCGCCAACAAGAGTGCGCCACGCAAGATCATCTGGACCGATGGCGTGTTCAGCATGGAGGGCGCCATCGCCAAGCTGCCCGACATTCTGCAGATCGCGCGCGAGGAAGACGCCATTGTCGTCATGGACGACTCGCACGCCACCGGCGTACTGGGTGCCACGGGCCGCGGCACGGCCGAGCATTTTGGTGTCGTCGGCGAGGTGGACATCATTACCTCCACACTCGGCAAGGCACTCGGCGGCGCAGCCGGTGGATTCATTGCCGGCTCGGCGGCGCTCTGCGACATCATGACCCAGCGCTCCCGTCCGCAGCTCTTCAGCAACGCACTCCCGCCCACGGTGGCCGCCAGTGCGCTCGCCGCCGTGCAGTTCACCGAGGCGCATCCCGAGCGCGTCACGCGGCTGCGCGAGAACGCCAACTATTTCCGTCAGGCCATCCAGGACGCAGGCTTCAAGCCACTGCCGGGCGAGACGCCCATCGTCCCCATCATTGTGGGCGAGACGGCGCTGGCCATCCGCATGAGCGACCTGCTGCTCGAGCGTGGCGTGTTCGTCACCGGGTTCGGCTTCCCCGTTGTGCCCAAGGGCGAGGCGCGCGTGCGCTGTCAGGTGAGCGCGGCCCACACCCGCGACGACCTCGATGCCGTGGTGGCCGCCTTCAAGGAAGCCGGCAAGGTGGCCGGTCTCCTGTAAGACATCGCATCACCAAGCACTCATGATGCCCTAATGCATTCGTAATCCCCGCCCTCTCACCGAGCGGCGGCCCGGACTGCACACTCTCCCCGTCGGCCTCGGTCGGCGGGGATTGTATTTGCAGGCATCACTCAAGCGATGGAGTGGCGATGCGCAGACGCTGGCAATTCAGACGGCCCCTCGCATTCATCGCCTCCGCCACATTCAGCGCAGCCTGCATGGACAGCACCGCACCCTTCCTCATGGACCTGCCACGTGAGGTGCGCAGTGTGCAGACGGCCGTTGGTTATGGGACCAACGGCAGTTGGCAGTCGGTTGTGCAGAACGGTCGCATCACGGCCATTCGCGAGGTGGTCGGCCAATTCGGCCACGTCCGATTGCGCGTGTATGCCTACGACAGCACGGGCCGCGTGCGCGACTACAGCGAGCGTCTGTTTGCCACGGGAGACTCGCTCCTGCTCAGGGCCAGCGACCTGCCCGACAGTGTGCCACTCGCAGCGGATGCGGTGGGGCACGAGCCGTGGGGGCGCGACATCCAACGCATTGCCGTGCACTTCCGCGCCGATGTGGCCATGCTCGCTGCAGGCCGCTCGCGCGTCCAGCCGGTCACGTTCTCACGCCGTGAGCTCAAGCGCATCGTACTCCACGGTGCGCGACTCTACGATGTGGCCACGAAGCAGGGGCAGATCAGATAGCGCGCCCGGTCGCACGCCACACAAACCGCAGCGGCCAATCCACGGCTTTCGAAATGCCAATGCGCGGCGTGACCAGCACCTCGGCGTCGGGCACGGGCTGACTCGGCAGAATGCCAAGCGCTGAGCCGCCCGTGAGTGACCAGCCATCACAGCGCCGGTCCACACCCAGCGCCGCGCACAGCTTGCCTGGTCCATCAGAGAGCGCACGGTCGCTTCGTGCCTTCGGCCGTCGCGCGCGCATGAGCGTCACACCTTCCGTGGGCTCGATGGCCCGGATGAGCACGGCCGCGCCATAGCCGTCTTCGCGCGTGACGGCATTGAGGCACCAGTGCATGCCGTAGATGAAGTACACATACGCGGTGCCGGGCGGCCCGAACATGTGCCAGGTGCGCGGTGTTCGACCCACGGCCGAATGCGACGCCGGGTCATGCGGACCGAGGTAGGCCTCCGTCTCCACGATGCGTCCACTCACCACGCCGTCATCGCTCTCATGGCGCAGCGTCGCGCCGAGCAGCGCACGTGCGACCACATCCGCCTCACGATCAAAGAACGAGGCCGGCAGAAAAGCCAACGGGGGAACCATCGCTGAACGATGATTCCCCCGCGGCCTTCTGTGAACGACGGCGGCTTACTTCTTTGCCGCCTTCTTGGCCGGAGCCTTCTTGGCCGGCGCGGCCGCCTTCTTGACGGGCGCCGCCTTCTTGGCCGCAGGAGCCGCCTTCTTGGCGGGCGTCTTGACCGCAGGGGCCTTGGCCGCAGGCGCCTTGGCCGGAGCCTTGGCCTGCGCCTTCTTGGCCGGTGCCTTGGCCGGTGCCTTGGCCGCCTTCTTCGCGGTCTTCACCGCCGCATCCTTGGCTTCCGCGGTTCCGTCATTCACCGTCTTTGCTTCCGGCACCTTGGCTTCCGTTGAACTGGCTTCCGTTGGCGCGGCTGCCGCAGTTACCTCGACCGCAGGCATCTTGGCTGCCGTCGTTACCCCGACCGCTGTGCCCACTACGCCGACCATGAGCAAGTCCGCCGGCGGCACCAGGCCCTTGCCTCGCGCCATGCCCCGTCCGCCAATGCCTCGCGCACCCATGCCACGCGGCGCTGCCGGCATGGCCGCTGCCTGTGCGGCCTGGACAGCCTTCTGCGCATCGTCGGCCACCTTGAGCTGCTCCACGATGCTCGCCGCATCCGAGGCGCGCGCCACTTCCCAGTCGTCGCCACGACGACGCAGGTCGATGAGGTTGGCATCGTGTGCGTCCTGCAAAATGCGCTCGAACATGCGCGGCGCCAGCGACTCACTGTCGCGGCCCAGCAAGTCAAACGCACGCTGACGCGCCGCGCTCGCACTGGTGACGGCGTCAGCCTCCACCAGCGACTCGACAGCACGACGCACCAGATCGAAAGCATCGCTGCGCGTGAGACGCTCACCCGAGCGGCCCACATTGTCGCCAACCGGCGCACTGGTGAACGTGGCCGGCACCGCGAGCGGCGCAGCACCGCGTTCGCCGCCACGTTCGCCACCACGATCACCGCGGTCACGGTCACGCCCGCGCCCACGACCGCGACGTCCGCGGCCACCCTCGCGGCCGCCCTCTCGGGCCTCCCGCTCCACCGTGTCCGCCGCCTCATCGGCCGCAGCGTCGGCGTCGTACCCGGCCTCACCCGGAAGCGGCCGGATACCAAGCGCCGCCACTACCGAATCAGGATCGGTGACGGTCTCTTCGGCGCGCACAGCGGGGACCTCAGTGGTTTCGCCCAAGGGTACGGCATCGATCGCGTCGTCGAGCAGATCGGTCGCCGCGTCCTCATGCCGATCCTCACCACGGTCACGATCGAAGCGATCACGGCCACGTCCACGACGTCCACGACGGCCACGACGATCATCGCGGTCGGCATCACGCGACACGTCACGCGACACGTCGGCAGCGGGCGCCGACGCAGCGGCCATCGGCAGCGGCGCACCATCCGGTGCGTCCACTTCCATTTGCCCGCTCTCCAGCTTGGTGACCTTGAGCAGGCCGCGCTGCTGCGCTTCCGTCACGAAGCGTGAGAACTTGGGATGCCCGAGGTTCTTCTCGTCGAAGGAGGCATCGATTTCCTGCATGACCTGCTTGAGACGGTCCGAGCGCATGACGTCGCCGTTGCGCTTCATGCGGCCCACCGCCTCGGTCACCAGCTCCCACGGATCCCAGCGCGTGGTTTCGTCTTCGCCCGTCTTCACGAGGCCGGCGAGCGCGTTGTACGAGTAGTACTCGTCGCAGTTCATCACCAGCAGATCGCTGGACGATTCACGGATGCCCACGCCGATGACGTACTTGCCGTACTCCTTGAGCTTGATGACCATGCTCGAGAAGTCGGAGTCGCCGCTGAGCAGCACGAAGGTGCCGATCTCAGGGCGCGTGAACACCAGCTCCAGCGCGTCGATGGCGAGGCGGATGTCGGTGGCGTTCTTCTTCGACGAGCCGTAGGCCGGCGCGAAGATGAGATCGATGCTCGCTTCGGTGAGCGGCACGATGTACTGCGGATAGCGACGCCAGTCCGCGTAGGCGCGGCGCACCGCCACCTTGCCCTTGATGATGTCCGACGAGAGGAGATTCTTGAGCTCCTCCTGCAGATCGGAGCGAATGCCCATCGTGACGTTGTCGAAGTCGATGAGCATGGCCGCGTTGGGCGCGTGGGCCGGTGGCGCGGCGTTGGGCTGCGCGACGGGCGCCATGGGCGCCACGGCCGAGGGGCTGCGATGGAACGGCGCAATGGCACGGGCGGGTGACGACCCGCCCGACCGGGAAGGATGACGACTCATGAGTTACTGGCCTGAAAACGAAGCAGGGTGATCGAGCGCGTTCGCGTGGAGCGCCGATGCGCTCATGGTGTTCGCACTCAGCGCGATCGCACGCGCGAGCTCTCGTCGCCGCACCTTGCCGCTCCCAGTCATGGGGAACGTGTCGAAGAAGCGCACGAGATCGGGAACCTTGTCGGCCGACATGGTGTCACGGGCAAACCGCTTGATTTCGTCGCCCGTGATGACGGCCCCTTCCACGGCCACGATGCACGCGCAGACCAGCTCTCCCATGACGTCATGGGGCACACCGATCACGCAGACATCGTCCACCGCCGGATGTGCGCGCAGGCGATCTTCGAGGTCGCGCGGATAGAGCTGCTGCCCTCCGCGCGTGATCGTCTCCTGGCGCCGTCCGAGAATCCGCACCGTACCATCCTCGTCGATGATGCCGAGGTCGCCGGTGAGGAAGTATCCATCCGGCGTAAGCACCTTGGCGGTCTCGGCCGGCATGCGGAGATAGCCCCGCATGAGATTGGGGCCGCGGACGGCGAGCTCGCCGACCGACTCCGGCCCGTGCAACTGACCCGTCACGAGGTCCATGGACATGACCTCCACCCCGGGCAGGGTGCTTCCCACACTGTGGCCGCGTATGTCATCACTGTCGCCGAAGCGCGTGATGGACACGACCGCACCGGTTTCGGTGAGGCCGTAGGCCACGAGCACGTCGCACCAGCGACGCACCTTGCGCACCAGCGCTTCACCCACGGCCGTGCCGGCCATGAGCCCCGTGCGCAGCGACTTGAGTCGCGACGCATCGAAGCTGTCTTCGCGCATGAGCAGGTGATACTGCGTGGGCACGCCATGCAGCACCGTGACCTGCGTGCGGATCATCAGCGTCAGCGCCTCGGCCGCATCAAACGCCGGCTGCAGCACCAGCGTGGCCCCACTCGCCATCGTGCCCAGCATGGCGCTGAAGCCGAAGATGGCAGAAAACGACACCGCCGTCAGCACGCGGTCTTCGGGCGACAGCTCGAGGACCTGGGCCGTGCGGACGGCGTTTTCGACCAGCGCGCGATGGGACAGCACCACCCCTTTGGGTTTGCCCATCGTACCCGACGTGTACAACACCGCGAGATCCTGCGTGTCGTCGTCGGGCACGTCCGGCAGACTGCGGCCGGCCCCTCGCGACACCAGATCTTCGAACTGGAAGATCCGGTCGTCGTACCACAGATCCTCGTCGCCCACCGTGACCACGTACTGCAGATCGGGCAGGTCTCCCAGCAGCTCTTCGAAGCGCTGCAGGAAATCCACCGCGCCCCACTGCTCGATGGTGACGACACAACTCACTTCGGCGTGTCTGAGCTGGTAGCGCAGGTCGTGCACGCTGAGCTGCGGACTGACGGGCACCAGCACGGCGCCAAGCCGTGCCGCCGCCAGGGTGGCAATGATCCACTCGATGCCGTTGGGCAGGTTCACGGCGATGCGATCGCCGCGGCCCAGGCCGAGTTCGGACAACGCGGCCGCCAGGCTGGACGCGTCGGCGTCCACCTGCTGGTACGTCCATGTCCGGTCCCCTGTCGTGGCCAACGGGCGCGTGGGATGTTCCTGCGCGCGCTGGCTGACGAGAGGGGCAAGGGACCACGAGGCTGCCATCTCACTCCGGGATCGGGTACAGCCACGTAAATTACCGACTATGAACGAGATGCGGAAGCAGACGGACGAGTGGGCCACGCCCGGCAGCCCCCGCGGGCCCGAGAGCGCCCCGCGTCAGGGCCTCCCGACGCGCGAGCTGCCCATGCGGGACGGCCGGTCACGGGCCCCGTTCCGCACGCGGCTCTTTGCCATGCTGCTGCTGTTCGCCGTCATTCCCTCGGTGGTGGTGACACTCGTCTGGGCCGGCGCCGCGCAGCGCATGCTCTCGCGCTTCTCCGCCCGC from Gemmatimonas sp. UBA7669 includes:
- a CDS encoding class I adenylate-forming enzyme family protein, which translates into the protein MAASWSLAPLVSQRAQEHPTRPLATTGDRTWTYQQVDADASSLAAALSELGLGRGDRIAVNLPNGIEWIIATLAAARLGAVLVPVSPQLSVHDLRYQLRHAEVSCVVTIEQWGAVDFLQRFEELLGDLPDLQYVVTVGDEDLWYDDRIFQFEDLVSRGAGRSLPDVPDDDTQDLAVLYTSGTMGKPKGVVLSHRALVENAVRTAQVLELSPEDRVLTAVSFSAIFGFSAMLGTMASGATLVLQPAFDAAEALTLMIRTQVTVLHGVPTQYHLLMREDSFDASRLKSLRTGLMAGTAVGEALVRKVRRWCDVLVAYGLTETGAVVSITRFGDSDDIRGHSVGSTLPGVEVMSMDLVTGQLHGPESVGELAVRGPNLMRGYLRMPAETAKVLTPDGYFLTGDLGIIDEDGTVRILGRRQETITRGGQQLYPRDLEDRLRAHPAVDDVCVIGVPHDVMGELVCACIVAVEGAVITGDEIKRFARDTMSADKVPDLVRFFDTFPMTGSGKVRRRELARAIALSANTMSASALHANALDHPASFSGQ